Sequence from the Phaeodactylum tricornutum CCAP 1055/1 chromosome 20, whole genome shotgun sequence genome:
CCGGTGCGTTCATATCATGCCTTGGTACCGGCGCTCCAACTCCCTCAGCAGGTCCTTTATTGCGGGATGGGCATCTAGATTCACTCCACTTCTCAAATTGATGCATTTCCTGGGCTAAAGAAAAATACGCTTCTTCTGAGATTGCTGACAACTTAGGCTTGGGTCCAGTATATACACTCGACTTCTTCAAAGCTTGTCCAGTTCTTGGCGTATTGATCTCCATCCATTTATCGAAATTGTCGTAGCTCCAGGAACCTCCAAGTTTTTCCGGAATCGATTCCTTCGAAAGCCCGTGCCTAGTGAGCTCGGAGAGTAGTTCCGGGCCGCCGTGAAATTCTGTGGTGGGCGTTAGGAACCCAACTAGTCCAGTTGTCCAGTAGGGAAAGGTTCTCTTGATAAGAGAGCTTATGCCTCCATCATTAGATTGCGGTAGACAGTAGTGGATAGCTTTCAACTTGAGCGCGAAAGTTCTATCCATTAAATCAAGAAGCTGTCCAAGCTTTTTTGACCATCGTATGGTGTCTAAAACTCGAACAAATACAACACCCTCAGTCTGAGACTTTTCGTTTGAGGAAGCTACTTGCatccagaaaaagaaacagcGTAAGCCACGAGTCCACGACATTTCTGCATCTTCGGCTTCATTCCGGGAAGGATCGAAACAGAAAACGGAACAACCTTCTGTATCGTTCGGCAACGGTACACCCGACCCAATTGCCAAATGTTCTAAATCATCAGTCGACATCGCACCAGCGCCACTCAGGTCGAGTAGTGATAAAAAAGCCCTCTCGCCAAAGATGTGCTTACGTCGCGTCCAATACTTCGCTATGCAACTGGCGACGACCTGGACATCATAGTCATAGCATTTCAGGTAGTGTAAAATCTGAGACTCTGTATCGACCAGATGAGGTGCGAGGCGCTGCGCTTCGAGAAATTCTCTGTTTTCATCAGCTGCCATTGATTGTAACGCCTCTTTCACCTGCGTGAAACTGAAAGAGTCGTCGTCAGACGCAGCCCCACACACCCTTGATTCAGACTTCATGGTCGTAAGTTCGACTTCTGACCGACAACGATTGGAAGGGCTGTGTTAGATGTGATCAATACCACACCAGGAAGGCACACCGAGGGAGCTTCCTAAAACAATCGTGAAATCAGTTCAGGTCCAGCAGCCAAGGAATCTCTTCAAATGTTGATGAAAGAAACCGATGAGGAGAGACCACGAGAACAGGAGTCCGAAAAATTCTTCCCCGACTAGTGAGTCGAACACTGACATTGTGACAGCCAAAATCAACTCCAACCACTGCCACAAACAACTTACATGTTAGGTGGCCAATATCGTttgccttacagttagacagAAGCAGTTTGATAAGTCGAAAAAAAAGGGTCTCCGAAGACAGTATAATAATTTTATTTGAAGGAGAGGAttgtgtatatatatatgcTAGGACACAAGATCGAATCCAATTGCATACAACAATAGGAAAACAATTTTTCTACTTTTCTGATAGTTTCTTACGTCAATTTTACACTTCTAGTTGTCTTGTCAgacaaacaacaacagtcTTGAGCAAACTAGGAACTTTTTCAGCGACAACCTCGTGTTCGTCTCTATCGAAGTAGAGAGAACTTTAACTTATGTTAACACACACATAGCGATCGGTTTTGAACCTTTGGACAAGGACTCGTTATCTTTTGAGCAGATTTGCTAATCTGGCCGAAACCAGGATTTCCCAACTGTAGTAACTACGGTAGGCATGAAACTTGGGTAGGAAGTGGTTTTTCAGAGTCAGTAAAAAATCACAGTGAATACGTACATTAAATGTAATGCTATAAGCAAAACTCTAGTCTAAAGTTTTGTAAGTAATATTTCAGTCGTAAAAGCATCAATTAGATGTGCTTAGAAAAGTTTCATACACGCCGGCTTATATCCTATAAATTTTATAGGATCTTACTATTGGAGAGGAGTGTGGATAGACTTTTATTtactttcacagtcaatactttTAATAGGAAATGAAGTGGTAACAAAAACTACTTCTGTAAGTATCCGACCTCTTTTACCCACATTACCATAGTTTTGTACTGTCGGAACATGTGAGTTGGCGGAAACTATAGCGTATACTTTGGATGGCGTATGCATGACTGCCTCAAGCTGAATTGGCGTGCTAAAATACAGCCGTGCGACGGAATTAAATGATGTGGCTGACAATGAACGCTTTGAAGCCTGGAAAGGCTATCAGTTGCGCATTTCaatttttttgttgctgaCATAAAACCAGGAAGTGCGGCAAGGATCTTTCCACATGAACAGTCAAAATGTCTGTTAGCATGTGTGTCCTGTGGAATAGTATGTGCCTAACGACGCGAAACGATGCCAACCAAGGCACGAGTGGACACGCAAAACGACAAACAATTTCAAATGTTGTGTGTATACGAAATCTGGAAGGACACAACAACTTAGACAGTTTTAACTGAATTCGATGTCTGTTGTTCGCACACATGTATATTCATATAAATGACTGACTATTTCTTTCTAAGTGGTTTCCAATGAAATTTCGGGGGAACATTCCTACTATCTATGAGTATGCTAATCCTTAGATGAGGCACAAGAAAAATATTTTAACCGTCTCATTCGGCTTCaaaagtaactgtaaatgaatGCCGACGGATAAACGCAGCGTATGAACAGTAAAGAGGCAAGCAACGTGCGGTATGTTGACTGTGTGGGACAGCTGGCAAAGGACTTAATTTGCGAAAGGTGCTGTGCAAGCAGGATTAGCACAGCGCAACTTTAGTAAGTCTTTCTGCTCGCTGCTTCCAAATTGGACGAAGTATAGAAGTGCAGGCCTCGTTGCTTCCTACACCGGCAATCCAGTCCCCGGAACGATGGAAGATAAACTCTCGTCACCTTCGTCATCCTCTCAGGGCGCCAGTGTCGCCACCCCGGTCAAGCGACAGCACGAAAGCGACGATATTGCGCTTGTAATACGAAAACAGCCTCCCTCGCACGTGTTTTCTGGTGAAGTGTTCGACATTGAGTTTGAATTGGAAGTCAGTCCAGGATCGCAGTATAGCCCTCCCGCGAACGTCGAGGTCATGGTCACACTTGATTCAAGCAAAGGCATATCGAAAGATGAAACGAAGTTAATTATTTTGGAAGAACCTCGCTTGTCGCCTAGTCGCAAAACTGGGAAAGCTAGATGTCGGCTTGACTGCGTTATCTTACCGAAAGAACGTGGGGCTGCAGTTTGCATTCGCGTCGGGGCCAAAAAAGAGCGAGAAATATCTGCATGTGTCACAAACTACATTCATATTGTAAGAGCAAAGCTTTGGGTTCGTGTTGATGAGTCTTGGGGAAATGTTTGGTACAAAGATGAAGGTGGTCGGGACAAATCGATTGAAGTCACCGTTAAGGCCTTCGATCAGCAAAATAACATTGTGAAGGAAAGAGTGCCACTTTCCTTGAAATTATGTTATGACTCCCCATCTCTTTTAAGAGTTTCCAATCAGCATCTTTTACGCAAGCTTGGGTCTGAGAGAACTCTCCAAATCGAGGAACAAACTGGCATAGCAAAGATTAGATTCCGAATAGAGGATGTGTCCAAAAATCACCAAGGTCAAGACTTTGTGGTGGAAATATCAGCAGACAAAGAATTCCAAGACTTTGCTCCGGCGACAACACCGCCAGTAGCCGTTCGCTCGAAGAGGAATAAACGTCACAGAAACACTCCGTCCAGTGGAAGCTCTCGCCCGTCAATTGCACTGGACCGAAATCGCAATGAAACATTTCTGGGTATGCAAGAGGCAGCACAGTTTTCAAATCCTGTAACCTCTCTTAGTCCGGATACAGGGAGACTGAGGGAAGCGCTTCAAGAGGTAATACACTGGACAGAAGAAGTCGTGAACGGTCTCTATCCGTTGCAATGGCAAGTTCTCGGATACACGCAGAATCCCGACGGGAGTCCTGACTATAGTCGACCTTATCACAGCATGACAAATCCCAATGCAGTCATCAGCAGGGTACTTTCCACGTACAACCAATCTACTCGGGACAACCTTAACATTTTAAAGCAGGCAGTTGACCGGACAGAAGTATTGAACGATACAAGCGGACAATCGTCTTATGCTGCACCTGCCAACATGCAGAGAGCGTTTGACTCGATGGGGGACGCGGGTCAGCCTCAGAACATATTGCCCTCTCGCCAACGGATAGACCCGGTCTACGGAGATTACGCAACTTTGCAGCATCCATCATATTTTCCGCAACCACCTTCGCGTACAGGTGATCCGGCGATGTTGAATACCCCAGGTCGGCGTTCGCATCATGTGAGTTACGGGAGCCAATCCAAGATAAATTCCAATGAAGACAATCCAGAGAGTCTGGTGGAATATGTTCTGGCGAAAAAATACAAATCCCTGCATAGTGGAGAGCATTTGGGCTTTCCAGCATACTCAGGTAACAAAGAAATAGTGGGTTTCTACCGTGAGGCGACGAACAAGCTGGGAGCTAGCCAATTCGTTGCTATAGGCAGGCACACCCGCGATTTCGGGCCCTTCGAGATTTTGCAAGCAACTGATATTCTTGAGGAGGCAATAGCGAACAAAAGCGACGCGGTTCATGCTCTAAAAGATTGGGGCTCGATTGGGAATTTAATCGATCACTGTCTTGTTTATGATTTCAGCAAAGATGTTTCTGGTGTTGGAGGCACTCACCATTCTTTATCGGGGGCCTGATAGGAATTAAGGTTGACTGAACTATTTTTACTGCCGAATACACACAGAAAGGCAACCGTCCAGTTGAGTCTTACGCTGCACATACCGGTTTTACATTAGTTCTCAAGGTGCGCAATCTAATTCAGAGGATAGAGAATGTCGACCAACCTAGCTAAACCCCTTTTTGCGAGGCATCGAGAGAGCAACCGTCTCGATCACAAACATTTAAGGCCTACGCCGGCACCTCGATGCAAGCAATCACCATATAGTAGACGATCATACGTAACTCTTAAATCACTAGAAGCCCGACAAGTACGGttttactcacagtcaggaaaCATAGCATTGGAGTGCGGGCAGCTAGCTTTAGACGAGCCCGTAGGCCTGATAACACCGGTGTGGCTTCACGACGGCCCCTCAGAATTCCATGAactttctttgtctttgacCAGGCCTTGCTCCTTCAAAAACTGCAGTTGTTTTTCCCGTTGTAGCTTTGAGCGTTCGTGAAGAGAGAGATGCTGTACCAAAGTGCAGAGATAGAATAGCATGAGATCAGAGTTTTGTAAGATGGCATCAATCAAGGTTCGAGACTTACTGAGACTGATTCCgtcattttcttttcgtcAGAAAGTTCATCCCCAGCCAGACGATTGCGGTTGTCTCCCTCCTCTGTGAAATCTGCTGCCCCATTTGAATTAATTGAACCGCTACTGTCGTCCTCATCCGAAGAGCGTTCATCAGGAAGTGGACCAAGTACAGCCTCCTCCATACGTTTCCAAATACGGGAACCCTGCGACTTGACAGACCTAGAAGAAGATGTCTTTCCGTGCCGCTTGGACAGACCTGGAGATCTACCCGCTTGCTCTTGACGAGGATTGTTTTCGTCAACGCGAGCGCGACTGGGAGTGCTTTGTTTCTCTGCTTCAAGCCTAGTCAGTTGTGCAACAGACGCCTTCCCTGAAGCAATCGGCGATGTATCGTGGACTCCGCTAGGACGCGGAATGTCATTTCTTCTAATACGTGGTGCTTGTGGACTATTCTTCTTTGACGCGCGGGCAGCCTCTAGGTGGTTCTGTGGAAAAGAACCAACCCCGATATACGTCGGGGGGCCCGGAGTTCTCTGTGATGAACTATTTTGCCTTGTGCCATTCATGTTGGGACTGTTTCCTCCCAGATCTCGATATGGTGAGTACTCGTTGGTAAACGCTTCGTAATGTCGCTGCGTACGGTCTTCGGTCAACTCAGACATGTGGCTCTTATTGTCAATATCTTCGACCAGATTGCGTCGATCACTTgtcttttcttctttcgcaaAAGGCAGCCCTCGAGCGACATCTTCGGCTTCATTGTCGTTATCGACGTTTTCACTTTCATCCCTTCCGCGATGAACGACAACAATATTGTTGCGGGACCGCGACGCATATGAACGATGGTCGAAAGGACCGATACTTCCGCCGACTACACTACCCACTCCAGATTGTGACATCATTTCCATCATATTTTGTTGCACTTTGACTTGGCTCTCCATTTTTTCAACATAGCGTTCCAGTAAACTATTCTTTTCCCGCTCTTGCTCCGCTTGCATTTTGTGACTTTCTTGTTGGTGGCGCATCATAGATAGTTCAGACATAGCATTTTCCAATCTGGATCGCAAATCGATTACCTCTTTTTTTAGGATCTTCTTGTGCTGCTGTACTTCACTCAATTTAGTTTTTTGCTGACTTTGGTACATGGTGACTTCCATTCGTGTACTACTGAGATCTTTCTCAACGTCTTTCAGCTCTTTCTGGGACTGCTGATACTTCGCTGTTGCCGTATCAACTTGAGCTTGCCATTGCTGCTTCTCCGTCAAGAATTCGTTTTTCAGTTCTTCCAGTTCCTTTGTAAGCTCTTCCACCTTGACCTGATCTGACTGGCCTGTCTGCTGCAGGTTGTCCCGAAGACGTTCTTTTTGGCAGTGTAGATCGATGGAGACTTCTTCGACGACTTGCAAGTATTCTAAAAGGAGCCGCACTGCTTGTGGTATACCCATATCTTGGATCCGGACTGTTCCTAAATTCCGTTGAAACTGGGCACGTTTCTCCAGAATTCTTGGGTCCAAGTCTGAAACCGGTCGCTCCAACGAGTCTTCCATTAGGCGCCAACACGATCGTCGAACGTCCTCTTGACTGCTACGAACGCGATACAACTCATCCTGACATTCTTCCTGCACGCGCGCGGCCCCGTCTAAATCGGTGTGAAGGCCTTGTAACTGTTGCGCAAAGCCGTCACAGACTTGCTTGTAGGCTTCACACTCGTCCAACAAGGCGGAATGGCGACAATTCAACAAGGAATCCGTCCAATGCTCTGATTCGGTATCACTGCCGGTACAAAAGTAGAATGGTCGTAAGTCTGGATTTACCTGGTCGTCGCCGGCGAGTTCAAGAACGTGCTTGTCAGCAGAAGAGCGGTGAACAGAGGTGTAACATTCGAGATCGATAATCCCTGCCGGGTGACTTGATGATAACTTGGAGGGTTCTGGTCCAGCTGATCCgccttccgtttcttcaTTGGCATTGTTTTGTCCATTGAATAAGTAAAGACTGCCGCGCTTTTCGTGCTGCTTACGGTTGCCGTAACCGAGTTGGACCGCTTTGTTCCAACTTTCCTGCTGCTGGGGAGTTGGATTGGGTATTGGTGGGGCTTGACCGGGAACTACATTGGCGTCAAAGTAGTAAAGAAAGCTGTGTGGTACAATACAACACCATCGTGCTTGCCAAACATGCTGTTCGTTACGTTTGAAAAGCCAGCCGGATTTCGTGGCGAGCATCTGCAGAACGTCGGGGGATCTCGGGGGTGCGCTTTTGATGGTACATACTGTGTTGAGATTGGAAAACCAGGATGAGGTAACCCCTGTTCGACTGAGAACTGCTCTCTTGGCATCTTCTCCCGCTTGCGAAAGCTGAGCGGTTAGACCCTGCTTGGCTGCCATGCTGCTTGAACGAACTGGCGGTCAAATTCGTGAATATTCGCGAGTCGGGAATTTGAGATTGTTCTTTATTGGGATTCTGCACAAACGCGAACGAATTTAGCCCTTCTCAGAGGTCAGGAGGAGCAGCACATGCGCATCAGACTGACAAGTTGAAACGATCCGTGAGAAATTGTGCGGTATGCTATGTAGTCAccgtttgcctttgttggCGTCATCGAAGCTACCGACTCAACCAAGGGCAGCAGGGATCGGAGCTCATTGGGTAGGTCCATAAAATTGGGAATCTCGATGTGTAGTAGCGTGAATAACCGTTTTTTAGTGTTGTGTAATTGGAAACCAACAGGTCAAAGTGTTTTCATAACAATTTATCGAGAATTGATCAACGAATCCTATAAAGTGGAGAGTCGCATTTGTGTCGTTTTACATTAACAAGAATACTCaaaattaactgtaaagttcCACATCGTTACATTAGCACAACTCCAGGTAAACAAACCATAAAGTTCCTCGTACCGCCTgccttcgccattttcgGGATCAGGCAAAAGAATGAATCCAGCACATTGGATGTTGATATTGATACAAACctattttacagttaagtaGAACCGAGCGACGATATGAAAACAGCCCGCGGTCGAAGCTGCCCCCCTAAAAGTGGTGTGTATTTTACATCAGTTCCCTATTAGCTACCAGACAGGACTACCCTGCTCTGGTCTTGCCATATCTTCTGGCGTCTATTTCAACTACAAACCAAAACACGCAGTCACTCTAGGGACCCGTAGCGACCGCTTCGGGTGAGCTGCACGATTTCATTCGCCTCACACCCGCTTTGGTAAATCGGAGGGTTCCTCGACGGACTCGTCCGGTTCCAGTTGCGTAGGAAATGCTGCCACAGATCGGCACAAGGAAATTCAATAATTAGCGCTGTAGCCAAGGCCAATACGTAGCTTACCACACAAACAGACAGATAGTTCATTCCGAACGTCAATAAG
This genomic interval carries:
- a CDS encoding predicted protein, with amino-acid sequence MAAKQGLTAQLSQAGEDAKRAVLSRTGVTSSWFSNLNTVCTIKSAPPRSPDVLQMLATKSGWLFKRNEQHVWQARWCCIVPHSFLYYFDANVVPGQAPPIPNPTPQQQESWNKAVQLGYGNRKQHEKRGSLYLFNGQNNANEETEGGSAGPEPSKLSSSHPAGIIDLECYTSVHRSSADKHVLELAGDDQVNPDLRPFYFCTGSDTESEHWTDSLLNCRHSALLDECEAYKQVCDGFAQQLQGLHTDLDGAARVQEECQDELYRVRSSQEDVRRSCWRLMEDSLERPVSDLDPRILEKRAQFQRNLGTVRIQDMGIPQAVRLLLEYLQVVEEVSIDLHCQKERLRDNLQQTGQSDQVKVEELTKELEELKNEFLTEKQQWQAQVDTATAKYQQSQKELKDVEKDLSSTRMEVTMYQSQQKTKLSEVQQHKKILKKEVIDLRSRLENAMSELSMMRHQQESHKMQAEQEREKNSLLERYVEKMESQVKVQQNMMEMMSQSGVGSVVGGSIGPFDHRSYASRSRNNIVVVHRGRDESENVDNDNEAEDVARGLPFAKEEKTSDRRNLVEDIDNKSHMSELTEDRTQRHYEAFTNEYSPYRDLGGNSPNMNGTRQNSSSQRTPGPPTYIGVGSFPQNHLEAARASKKNSPQAPRIRRNDIPRPSGVHDTSPIASGKASVAQLTRLEAEKQSTPSRARVDENNPRQEQAGRSPGLSKRHGKTSSSRSVKSQGSRIWKRMEEAVLGPLPDERSSDEDDSSGSINSNGAADFTEEGDNRNRLAGDELSDEKKMTESVSHLSLHERSKLQREKQLQFLKEQGLVKDKESSWNSEGPS
- a CDS encoding predicted protein, producing the protein MEDKLSSPSSSSQGASVATPVKRQHESDDIALVIRKQPPSHVFSGEVFDIEFELEVSPGSQYSPPANVEVMVTLDSSKGISKDETKLIILEEPRLSPSRKTGKARCRLDCVILPKERGAAVCIRVGAKKEREISACVTNYIHIVRAKLWVRVDESWGNVWYKDEGGRDKSIEVTVKAFDQQNNIVKERVPLSLKLCYDSPSLLRVSNQHLLRKLGSERTLQIEEQTGIAKIRFRIEDVSKNHQGQDFVVEISADKEFQDFAPATTPPVAVRSKRNKRHRNTPSSGSSRPSIALDRNRNETFLGMQEAAQFSNPVTSLSPDTGRLREALQEVIHWTEEVVNGLYPLQWQVLGYTQNPDGSPDYSRPYHSMTNPNAVISRVLSTYNQSTRDNLNILKQAVDRTEVLNDTSGQSSYAAPANMQRAFDSMGDAGQPQNILPSRQRIDPVYGDYATLQHPSYFPQPPSRTGDPAMLNTPGRRSHHVSYGSQSKINSNEDNPESLVEYVLAKKYKSLHSGEHLGFPAYSGNKEIVGFYREATNKLGASQFVAIGRHTRDFGPFEILQATDILEEAIANKSDAVHALKDWGSIGNLIDHCLVYDFSKDVSGVGGTHHSLSGA